One window from the genome of Cryptomeria japonica chromosome 6, Sugi_1.0, whole genome shotgun sequence encodes:
- the LOC131077321 gene encoding pentatricopeptide repeat-containing protein At5g16860 isoform X1, which produces MGFSFAIRPLFQNKLINMYVKCGSLTNARKVFDEMTERDGLSWNVIIAAYRRHGYPHEALTLFHQMQRTGFQPDQFTFASLLPACATIGALEHGMDIHQSIIQSGLLSDIVVTNALIDMYSKCGSINKARELFDKMPQRNVISWNATIAGYVQSGALDEALRLFREMPGRDEVSWNVMIAGYAQNGPFEKALDTFKQMEMAGVKPNPRTITSVLPSCAKMGALEEGMEIHRSIIKSGFLAEDIVMSALVGMYAKCGSIHKARALFDKMPQKNVVSWTAMIAGYAQNGLIEKALENLKQMQLTGVNPNSATFVSILPACAKMGALEQGVEIHQSIIESGFLSDVVVVSALVDMYAKCGRIHKARELFDKMFQRDAVSWSVMIAGYAMHGFHKDSLRLFELMKHSGTYPDHISFVSVLFACSHAGLVEKGAKHFNAMSNAYGIMPTMDHFICMVDILGRAGYLEEALKFIIKMPVKPEVVVWMCLLGACRSRKNTRLGAFTAILLFELDPKYTAPYVLLSNIYAEVGRWGDVQQVRKLMTDREIKKVPGCSWIEVHKVVHVFYVGDRLHPQTQEIYAELQKLSWEMKAEGYFSDSRYVVNDVEVEEKETFLCHHSEKLAIAFGLLNTSPGTTIRVVKNLRVCVDCHTATKFISKIAGREIIVRDWNRFHHFRQGQCSCGDYW; this is translated from the coding sequence ATGGGATTTAGCTTTGCTATTCGTCCATTGTTTCAAAACAAGCTTATCAACATGTATGTCAAGTGCGGTAGTTTGACGAATGCTCGTAAAGTGTTTGACGAAATGACAGAACGAGACGGTTTATCATGGAATGTGATTATTGCAGCTTACAGAAGACATGGGTATCCTCACGAAGCATTGACACTGTTTCACCAAATGCAAAGAACAGGTTTCCAACCTGATCAGTTCACCTTTGCCAGCCTCCTACCAGCCTGCGCTacaataggagctttggaacatggaatggacatccatcaaagcataattcaAAGCGGACTTTTGTCAGATATTGTGGTTACAaatgccctaatagacatgtatTCAAAGTGTGGAAGCATTAACAAGGCAcgggaactgtttgacaaaatgcctcaaagaaatgtcatCTCGTGGAATGCTACGATTGCAGGGTATGTACAAAGTGGTGCTCTTGACGAGGCTTTAAGACTTTTTAGAGAAATGCCTGGACGAGATGAGGTCTCATGGAATgtgatgattgcaggatatgcacaaaatggacctTTTGAAAAGGCATTGGACACTTTTAAGCAAATGGAAATGGCAGGAGTAAAGCCAAATCCCAGAACCATTACCAGTGTACTCCCatcctgtgcaaaaatgggagctttggaagagGGTATGGAAATACATCGAAGCATAATCAAAAGTGGATTTTTGGCCGAGGATATAGTTATGAGTGCCCTAGTGggtatgtatgcaaaatgtggaagcatacataAGGCACGGGCACTATTTGACAAGATGCCTCAAaaaaatgtggtttcctggactgccatgattgcaggatatgcacaaaatgggctTATTGAAAAGGCGTTGGAGAATCTAAAGCAAATGCAATTGACAGGAGTAAATCCAAACTCCGCAACCTTTGTTAGTatcctcccagcctgtgccaaaatgggagctttagaacagggtgtggaaatccatcaaagcataattgaaaGCGGATTTttatcagatgttgtagttgtgagtGCTcttgtagacatgtatgcaaaatgcggCAGAATACACAAGGCGCGTGAACTTTTTGACAAAATGTTTCAACGAGATGCAGTCTCATGGAGTGTGATGATTGCAGGTTACGCAATGCATGGATTCCATAAGGATTCTCTCAGACTCTTTGAACTAATGAAGCACTCCGGAACATACCCTGACCACATAAGTTTCGTTAGTGTTTTATTTGCATGCAGCCATGCAGGTTTAGTGGAAAAGGGCGCAAAACATTTCAATGCTATGAGTAACGCTTACGGCATTATGCCTACAATGGATCATTTTATATGTATGGTTGACATTCTTGGCCGTGCTGGCTATCTTGAAGAAGCTCTAAAATTTATCATCAAAATGCCAGTAAAACCAGAAGTAGTCGTGTGGATGTGTTTGCTTGGTGCTTGTAGATCACGTAAAAACACAAGGCTTGGTGCGTTTACAGCTATTCTCCTTTTTGAGCTGGATCCTAAATATACTGCACCTTATGTTCTTCTCTCAAACATCTATGCAGAAGTGGGTAGGTGGGGTGATGTTCAACAGGTAAGGAAGTTAATGACAGATAGAGAGATTAAAAAGGTAcctggatgtagttggattgaagtCCATAAGGTGGTACACGTTTTTTATGTAGGCGACAGGTTACACCCACAAACACAGGAGATCTATGCAGAGTTGCAGAAATTGTCCTGGGAGATGAAGGCAGAAGGGTATTTTTCAGATTCAAGATATGTAGTGAATGATGTTGAGgtggaggaaaaagaaacattcCTCTGCCACCATAGTGAGAAGTTGGCTATTGCATTTGGATTGTTAAACACTTCTCCTGGAACAACCATTAGAGTTGTCAAGAATCTTCGGGTATGTGTTGACTGCCATACTGCAACCAAGTTCATTTCCAAGATTGCTGGAAGAGAAATTATTGTGAGAGATTGGAACCGGTTCCATCACTTCAGACAAGGCCAATGTTCTTGTGGAGATTATTGGTGA
- the LOC131077321 gene encoding putative pentatricopeptide repeat-containing protein At1g68930 isoform X2, translating into MSSRGMLRLQGYAQNGPFEKALDTFKQMEMAGVKPNPRTITSVLPSCAKMGALEEGMEIHRSIIKSGFLAEDIVMSALVGMYAKCGSIHKARALFDKMPQKNVVSWTAMIAGYAQNGLIEKALENLKQMQLTGVNPNSATFVSILPACAKMGALEQGVEIHQSIIESGFLSDVVVVSALVDMYAKCGRIHKARELFDKMFQRDAVSWSVMIAGYAMHGFHKDSLRLFELMKHSGTYPDHISFVSVLFACSHAGLVEKGAKHFNAMSNAYGIMPTMDHFICMVDILGRAGYLEEALKFIIKMPVKPEVVVWMCLLGACRSRKNTRLGAFTAILLFELDPKYTAPYVLLSNIYAEVGRWGDVQQVRKLMTDREIKKVPGCSWIEVHKVVHVFYVGDRLHPQTQEIYAELQKLSWEMKAEGYFSDSRYVVNDVEVEEKETFLCHHSEKLAIAFGLLNTSPGTTIRVVKNLRVCVDCHTATKFISKIAGREIIVRDWNRFHHFRQGQCSCGDYW; encoded by the exons atgtcatCTCGTGGAATGCTACGATTGCAGG gatatgcacaaaatggacctTTTGAAAAGGCATTGGACACTTTTAAGCAAATGGAAATGGCAGGAGTAAAGCCAAATCCCAGAACCATTACCAGTGTACTCCCatcctgtgcaaaaatgggagctttggaagagGGTATGGAAATACATCGAAGCATAATCAAAAGTGGATTTTTGGCCGAGGATATAGTTATGAGTGCCCTAGTGggtatgtatgcaaaatgtggaagcatacataAGGCACGGGCACTATTTGACAAGATGCCTCAAaaaaatgtggtttcctggactgccatgattgcaggatatgcacaaaatgggctTATTGAAAAGGCGTTGGAGAATCTAAAGCAAATGCAATTGACAGGAGTAAATCCAAACTCCGCAACCTTTGTTAGTatcctcccagcctgtgccaaaatgggagctttagaacagggtgtggaaatccatcaaagcataattgaaaGCGGATTTttatcagatgttgtagttgtgagtGCTcttgtagacatgtatgcaaaatgcggCAGAATACACAAGGCGCGTGAACTTTTTGACAAAATGTTTCAACGAGATGCAGTCTCATGGAGTGTGATGATTGCAGGTTACGCAATGCATGGATTCCATAAGGATTCTCTCAGACTCTTTGAACTAATGAAGCACTCCGGAACATACCCTGACCACATAAGTTTCGTTAGTGTTTTATTTGCATGCAGCCATGCAGGTTTAGTGGAAAAGGGCGCAAAACATTTCAATGCTATGAGTAACGCTTACGGCATTATGCCTACAATGGATCATTTTATATGTATGGTTGACATTCTTGGCCGTGCTGGCTATCTTGAAGAAGCTCTAAAATTTATCATCAAAATGCCAGTAAAACCAGAAGTAGTCGTGTGGATGTGTTTGCTTGGTGCTTGTAGATCACGTAAAAACACAAGGCTTGGTGCGTTTACAGCTATTCTCCTTTTTGAGCTGGATCCTAAATATACTGCACCTTATGTTCTTCTCTCAAACATCTATGCAGAAGTGGGTAGGTGGGGTGATGTTCAACAGGTAAGGAAGTTAATGACAGATAGAGAGATTAAAAAGGTAcctggatgtagttggattgaagtCCATAAGGTGGTACACGTTTTTTATGTAGGCGACAGGTTACACCCACAAACACAGGAGATCTATGCAGAGTTGCAGAAATTGTCCTGGGAGATGAAGGCAGAAGGGTATTTTTCAGATTCAAGATATGTAGTGAATGATGTTGAGgtggaggaaaaagaaacattcCTCTGCCACCATAGTGAGAAGTTGGCTATTGCATTTGGATTGTTAAACACTTCTCCTGGAACAACCATTAGAGTTGTCAAGAATCTTCGGGTATGTGTTGACTGCCATACTGCAACCAAGTTCATTTCCAAGATTGCTGGAAGAGAAATTATTGTGAGAGATTGGAACCGGTTCCATCACTTCAGACAAGGCCAATGTTCTTGTGGAGATTATTGGTGA
- the LOC131077323 gene encoding pentatricopeptide repeat-containing protein At4g02750-like isoform X2 codes for MHIVNYCTAALPTVRFHKVFNDMTERNVVSWNVLVVAYRKHGCPHEALALFHQMQRSGLQPDHFTYASVLPACAKLGALEVGMDIHESVMESGFLSDVVVASALVDMYIKCGSIHKARELFDIMPHRNVVSWNAIIAGYAQNGALDEAVSLFKEMPLPDVISWNALITGFAQNGFLDEALRLFNEMPERNVVSWNAMIAGYTQNGVLDEALKVFKEMPQRDMVSWNTMIAGFVQNGALDEAIRLFKEMPRRDVVSWNVMIAGYAQHGILDEALMLFKEMPRRNVVSWNAMIAGYAQNGLLDEALRIFQEMPQRDVVSWNAMIAGYAQNELVEDALETFKNMQLAGVKPNNTTFASILPACAKMGALEQGMNIHQSIIETGFLSDIVVESALLDMYAKCGSTDKACILFKKMHQRDVVSWNAMIAGYAQNGFFENALETFKQMQLAGVKPNCTTFASILPACAKMGALELGTDIHQSIIESGFSSDCVLASALVQMYAKCGSIDRARQLFDKMPQRNVVAWTVMIAGYAQNGLVERALETFNEMQLAGVKPTSITFVCILFACSHAGLVNEGCKYFDGMNDSYCVIPTMDNYVCMVDLLGRAGYLDETLNFIIKMPIKPPAVVWATLLGACRSHKNIGLGVFTTTLLFELDPKYTAPYVLMSNTYAEVGRWDEVLKARRLMKDRGIKKLPGCSWIEVHKIVNVFCAGDRSHPQTWEIYAKLEKLSWEMKEAGYIPNSSNVLNDVEEEDTELFVCHHSEMLAIAFGLLNTSPKTTIRIVKNLRVCVNCHTATKFISKIVAREIIVRDGNRFHYFKQGQCSCGDYW; via the exons ATGCATATCGTCAACTATTGCACAGCTGCATTGCCAACAGTGCGCTTTCACAAG GTTTTCAATGACATGACAGAACGAAACGTTGTGTCATGGAATGTGCTGGTTGTGGCGTACAGAAAACATGGCTGTCCTCACGAGGCTTTGGCTCTGTTCCACCAAATGCAACGATCTGGTCTCCAACCTGATCACTTCACCTATGCCAGTGTCCTTCCAGCCTGTGCCAAACTTGGAGCTTTGGAAGTGGGTATGGACATCCATGAAAGTGTAATGGAAAGTGggtttttgtcagatgttgtagttgctaGTGCCCTCGTTGACATGTATATAAAATGCGGAAGCATACACAAAGCACGGGAGTTGTTTGATATAATGCCTCACAGAAATGTGGTTTCATGGAATGCCATCATCGCTGGATATGCCCAGAATGGTGCTCTTGATGAGGCTGTTAGCCTTTTCAAAGAAATGCCTCTACCAGATGTGATCTCGTGGAATGCGCTTATTACTGGATTTGCACAAAATGGTTTTCTTGATGAGGCCTTAAGGCTTTTCAAtgaaatgcctgaaagaaatgttgtatcgtggaatgccatgattgcagggtATACCCAAAACGGCGTTCTGGATGAGGCTTTAAAGGTTTTTAAAGAAATGCCGCAACGGGATATGGTCTCGTGGAATACGATGATTGCAGGATTTGTGCAAAATGGTGCTCTTGATGAGGCTATCAGACTTTTCAAAGAAATGCCTCGCCGAGACGTGGTCTCATGGAATgtgatgattgcaggatatgcacaacaTGGTATTCTCGACGAGGCTTTAATGCTTTTTAAAGAAATGCCTAGACGAAATGTGgtttcatggaatgccatgattgcaggatatgcacaaaatggtctTCTTGATGAGGCTTTGCGGATTTTTCAAGAAATGCCTCAACGAGATGtagtctcatggaatgcaatgattgcggGTTATGCACAAAATGAGCTTGTTGAAGATGCCTTGGAGACTTTTAAGAacatgcaattggcaggtgtaaaaccaaataacacaacctttgctagcatccttccagcatgtgcaaaaatgggagctttggaacagggtatgaacatccatcaaagcataatcgaaacTGGTTTTTTGTCGGATATTGTAGTTGAGAGTGCCCtgttagacatgtatgcaaaatgtggaagcacagacaagGCATGCATACTGTTTAAAAAAATGCATCAACGAGATGTGGTCTCATGGAACGCAATGATAGCAGGATATGCGCAAAATGGATTCTTTGAAAATGCCTTGgagactttcaagcaaatgcaattagcaggtgtaaagccaaactgcacaacctttgccagcatccttccAGCTTGTGCAAAAATGGGCGCTCTGGAACTGGGTacggacatccatcaaagcataattgaaaGTGGATTTTCCTCAGACTGTGTACTCGCAAGTGCCCTCGTACAGATGtacgcaaaatgtggaagcatagacagggcacgccaactgtttgacaaaatgcctcaaagaaatgtggtcgcATGGACAgtaatgattgcaggatatgcacagaaTGGGCTTGTTGAAAGGGCTCTGGAGACTTTCAACGAAATGCAATTGGCAGGCGTAAAGCCAACCTCCATAACCTTCGTTTGTATTTTATTTGCATGCAGCCATGCAGGTTTAGTGAATGAGGGCTGTAAATACTTCGATGGCATGAATGATTCTTATTGTGTAATACCCACAATGGATAACTATGTATGCATGGTTGATCTCCTTGGCCGTGCTGGTTATCTCGACGAAACtctgaatttcatcatcaaaatgccaatcaAGCCTCCAGCAGTTGTGTGGGCAACTTTGCTTGGTGCTTGTAGATCACATAAGAACATAGGATTAGGTGTATTTACAACTACTCTCCTTTTTGAACTGGATCCAAAATATACCGCACCTTATGTTCTAATGTCAAACACCTATGCAGAAGTGGGCAGGTGGGATGAAGTTCTAAAGGCAAGGAGATTGATGAAAGATAGAGGAATTAAAAAGCTACCAGGTTGTAGTTGGATTGAAGTCCATAAAATTGTAAATGTTTTTTGTGCAGGAGACAGATCACACCCACAAACATGGGAAATCTATGCAAAGTTGGAGAAATTGTCTTGGGAGATGAAGGAAGCAGGGTATATTCCCAATTCAAGTAATGTACTGAATGATGTAGAGGAAGAGGATACAGAATTATTTGTTTGTCACCACAGTGAGATGTTGGCAATTGCATTTGGATTGTTAAACACATCCCCCAAAACAACCATAAGAATTGTGAAGAACCTTAGAGTATGCGTTAACTGCCACACTGCAACCAAATTCATCTCCAAGATTGTTGCACGAGAAATTATTGTGAGAGATGGGAACCGGTTCCATTATTTCAAACAAGGACAATGTTCTTGTGGAGATTACTGGTAA
- the LOC131077323 gene encoding pentatricopeptide repeat-containing protein At4g02750-like isoform X1 has translation MGMVPHLRTKSVVVIESGKSRMNSNTHYKQTIPSSTHFSRTELCREGNRLKKALHTLLRKHDPTEDANAYRQLLHSCIANSALSQGRQIHSLITDRGFPFATRTFFQNKLISMYVKCGNLVDARKVFNDMTERNVVSWNVLVVAYRKHGCPHEALALFHQMQRSGLQPDHFTYASVLPACAKLGALEVGMDIHESVMESGFLSDVVVASALVDMYIKCGSIHKARELFDIMPHRNVVSWNAIIAGYAQNGALDEAVSLFKEMPLPDVISWNALITGFAQNGFLDEALRLFNEMPERNVVSWNAMIAGYTQNGVLDEALKVFKEMPQRDMVSWNTMIAGFVQNGALDEAIRLFKEMPRRDVVSWNVMIAGYAQHGILDEALMLFKEMPRRNVVSWNAMIAGYAQNGLLDEALRIFQEMPQRDVVSWNAMIAGYAQNELVEDALETFKNMQLAGVKPNNTTFASILPACAKMGALEQGMNIHQSIIETGFLSDIVVESALLDMYAKCGSTDKACILFKKMHQRDVVSWNAMIAGYAQNGFFENALETFKQMQLAGVKPNCTTFASILPACAKMGALELGTDIHQSIIESGFSSDCVLASALVQMYAKCGSIDRARQLFDKMPQRNVVAWTVMIAGYAQNGLVERALETFNEMQLAGVKPTSITFVCILFACSHAGLVNEGCKYFDGMNDSYCVIPTMDNYVCMVDLLGRAGYLDETLNFIIKMPIKPPAVVWATLLGACRSHKNIGLGVFTTTLLFELDPKYTAPYVLMSNTYAEVGRWDEVLKARRLMKDRGIKKLPGCSWIEVHKIVNVFCAGDRSHPQTWEIYAKLEKLSWEMKEAGYIPNSSNVLNDVEEEDTELFVCHHSEMLAIAFGLLNTSPKTTIRIVKNLRVCVNCHTATKFISKIVAREIIVRDGNRFHYFKQGQCSCGDYW, from the coding sequence ATGGGTATGGTACCACATTTGAGGACGAAATCGGTGGTGGTGATTGAGAGTGGCAAAAGTAGAATGAATAGCAATACGCATTATAAGCAGACAATACCGTCAAGTACCCATTTCAGTCGCACAGAATTGTGTAGGGAGGGCAATCGATTGAAGAAGGCGCTTCACACTCTACTTAGAAAGCACGACCCCACTGAAGACGCCAATGCATATCGTCAACTATTGCACAGCTGCATTGCCAACAGTGCGCTTTCACAAGGTAGGCAAATCCACTCTTTAATCACCGACAGGGGATTTCCATTTGCTACACGCACTTTTTTTCAAAATAAGCTTATCAGCATGTATGTCAAGTGTGGTAATTTGGTGGATGCTCGCAAGGTTTTCAATGACATGACAGAACGAAACGTTGTGTCATGGAATGTGCTGGTTGTGGCGTACAGAAAACATGGCTGTCCTCACGAGGCTTTGGCTCTGTTCCACCAAATGCAACGATCTGGTCTCCAACCTGATCACTTCACCTATGCCAGTGTCCTTCCAGCCTGTGCCAAACTTGGAGCTTTGGAAGTGGGTATGGACATCCATGAAAGTGTAATGGAAAGTGggtttttgtcagatgttgtagttgctaGTGCCCTCGTTGACATGTATATAAAATGCGGAAGCATACACAAAGCACGGGAGTTGTTTGATATAATGCCTCACAGAAATGTGGTTTCATGGAATGCCATCATCGCTGGATATGCCCAGAATGGTGCTCTTGATGAGGCTGTTAGCCTTTTCAAAGAAATGCCTCTACCAGATGTGATCTCGTGGAATGCGCTTATTACTGGATTTGCACAAAATGGTTTTCTTGATGAGGCCTTAAGGCTTTTCAAtgaaatgcctgaaagaaatgttgtatcgtggaatgccatgattgcagggtATACCCAAAACGGCGTTCTGGATGAGGCTTTAAAGGTTTTTAAAGAAATGCCGCAACGGGATATGGTCTCGTGGAATACGATGATTGCAGGATTTGTGCAAAATGGTGCTCTTGATGAGGCTATCAGACTTTTCAAAGAAATGCCTCGCCGAGACGTGGTCTCATGGAATgtgatgattgcaggatatgcacaacaTGGTATTCTCGACGAGGCTTTAATGCTTTTTAAAGAAATGCCTAGACGAAATGTGgtttcatggaatgccatgattgcaggatatgcacaaaatggtctTCTTGATGAGGCTTTGCGGATTTTTCAAGAAATGCCTCAACGAGATGtagtctcatggaatgcaatgattgcggGTTATGCACAAAATGAGCTTGTTGAAGATGCCTTGGAGACTTTTAAGAacatgcaattggcaggtgtaaaaccaaataacacaacctttgctagcatccttccagcatgtgcaaaaatgggagctttggaacagggtatgaacatccatcaaagcataatcgaaacTGGTTTTTTGTCGGATATTGTAGTTGAGAGTGCCCtgttagacatgtatgcaaaatgtggaagcacagacaagGCATGCATACTGTTTAAAAAAATGCATCAACGAGATGTGGTCTCATGGAACGCAATGATAGCAGGATATGCGCAAAATGGATTCTTTGAAAATGCCTTGgagactttcaagcaaatgcaattagcaggtgtaaagccaaactgcacaacctttgccagcatccttccAGCTTGTGCAAAAATGGGCGCTCTGGAACTGGGTacggacatccatcaaagcataattgaaaGTGGATTTTCCTCAGACTGTGTACTCGCAAGTGCCCTCGTACAGATGtacgcaaaatgtggaagcatagacagggcacgccaactgtttgacaaaatgcctcaaagaaatgtggtcgcATGGACAgtaatgattgcaggatatgcacagaaTGGGCTTGTTGAAAGGGCTCTGGAGACTTTCAACGAAATGCAATTGGCAGGCGTAAAGCCAACCTCCATAACCTTCGTTTGTATTTTATTTGCATGCAGCCATGCAGGTTTAGTGAATGAGGGCTGTAAATACTTCGATGGCATGAATGATTCTTATTGTGTAATACCCACAATGGATAACTATGTATGCATGGTTGATCTCCTTGGCCGTGCTGGTTATCTCGACGAAACtctgaatttcatcatcaaaatgccaatcaAGCCTCCAGCAGTTGTGTGGGCAACTTTGCTTGGTGCTTGTAGATCACATAAGAACATAGGATTAGGTGTATTTACAACTACTCTCCTTTTTGAACTGGATCCAAAATATACCGCACCTTATGTTCTAATGTCAAACACCTATGCAGAAGTGGGCAGGTGGGATGAAGTTCTAAAGGCAAGGAGATTGATGAAAGATAGAGGAATTAAAAAGCTACCAGGTTGTAGTTGGATTGAAGTCCATAAAATTGTAAATGTTTTTTGTGCAGGAGACAGATCACACCCACAAACATGGGAAATCTATGCAAAGTTGGAGAAATTGTCTTGGGAGATGAAGGAAGCAGGGTATATTCCCAATTCAAGTAATGTACTGAATGATGTAGAGGAAGAGGATACAGAATTATTTGTTTGTCACCACAGTGAGATGTTGGCAATTGCATTTGGATTGTTAAACACATCCCCCAAAACAACCATAAGAATTGTGAAGAACCTTAGAGTATGCGTTAACTGCCACACTGCAACCAAATTCATCTCCAAGATTGTTGCACGAGAAATTATTGTGAGAGATGGGAACCGGTTCCATTATTTCAAACAAGGACAATGTTCTTGTGGAGATTACTGGTAA